The DNA region CTTTAATGATGGATAAGTTTCTTTTTCAGCTACTGGTTTTTCAGGAATAACTGATGCCCACTGTGTTTCTTTGAGTGTTTGTTTCTTTTCTTTGTTAAATTGAGTAATCTTATATCTGAGCATATGGACAGAAATATTATTTTCTTCACACCATTTAATAGCGGTTAAACCACTGGCTCTATAATCTTCGATTCTTTTAGTCCAAAGTTTTCTTTCTTCTTCAGTCATTTGAGATAACCTCCCTTATTGGTGATGTTTAAAGGTATTATCTCATAGAAAGCATTTCTTTAAAATGTGGGGTGGATTTGACGCTTACTTTAAAAGAAGCTGCTTTTTTAAATTACTTTTTACGAAATTATTCACTATGTGATATTGTTGATAAATATGAAATATCAAACATCGAAAGACTACCAAGTTAAGCAAGATTTCTATTTATAAATATTTTAAATAAAAAATAATACCTTAATTTGATTATATTGAAACAAAATTAATCAAACTAAGGCTTATTCCTTTAAATAAAACTAATTTATAATGCCATAGGAACAGGTTCCTGGTTACTTAATTATAATGCAAAAATTTTTATCTTTTGTATTAATACCTGCCTTAATAGTAGATAGCATTATATGCTTGTACCAATCCTGCACCATAATGATATCTATTCCCCAAATATTTAGCACTATTAACTAATTTTTGTCGCACTTGTATATTCGTTAAATTTGGATTTGCTGACCAAACCAATGCTGCAGCTCCAGCTACATGTGGGCAAGCCATAGATGTTCCACTCATATACGCATAATTATTATCTGGATACGTGCTATAAATATCTACACCTGGAGCAGCTATTTCAACATCAGAACCAGTAGATGAAAATGAAGCACGTTTATCATAATAATCTGTTGCCGCTACTGCCATAACTGAAGAATATCTCGCAGGATATTCCACTGAGTCACCAGTTCCATATGAATTCCCGCTATTTCCTGCAGCTGCTACTATTAAAAGACCCGAATTATATGCATAGTTACAATAGTCCTCAAATATTGATGAATAAGAAGAAGAGCCTAAACTCATATTTATGACATTCATATTATTATTTACTGCCCATTCAATTCCTTCAACAATTCCTGAAATAGAACCATATCCATCATTACCTAATACTTTTACTGAATACAAACTAACATCAGGTGCAACACCTAAAACTCCATACGAATTTTCTAATGCAGCTACTATCCCTGCAACATGTGTACCATGACCATATCCATCATAATATGGGCTATCGTTAAATACTGAATATCCTCCCCTAACATATAAATCGTAATGTCCTCCATCAATTCCTGTATCTAGTACAGCAACTTTGATACCACTTCCATAGTAACCATAATAATGAGCATCTGTAGCCTGAACTCTTTCTATTCCCCATGGTATTGTATCTTGTAATGGCTTCACTTCCTCAGATTCAATCATCTGAGTTATTGGTTCAGATGCTTTAACCTTATAATTGGGTTCAACAGCTTTTACAATAGAAAGCTCTTTAAGAACTTGCGCCTGTTCTTCGCTTAACCTTACACAATAAACTGGAAGTAAATGGTATGCCTTTAAAATATCTACTTCTTCAATATTTATAGAATTTAAGACATTTTTAAATTCTGTATTAATGGCATCTTCGGATAAGCCTTTATATGAAGAAACATCGAATTGTACTAAATATTCTTGTTTTTCTAAATTTTGGTTTTCTGGAATTGCATAAACTTGAGACTCAGCAAGTATAAAACTCATTACCAAACTTAATAGAATAGCTAAAAGTCTCTTCATTTTAAATCCCCCTTTTATAATTATAGTTTTCCCCCTGAAATAAAATACTGTAGTTATAATTTTTTATATCTCTCCACCTGTCCCCAACTTAGGAATAAAAAACAAAATTAAATAACTTTTTTATATATATGGTAATAATGTAATGACAAAATAACTATATTATTACAAATTATTGGGATAAATCAATGAAAACAAGTTTAATATTCTAGATTATACTAATTTTTCTTCGCCATAACTATGCCACTCAATTATTCCGTCATTTTCAACTATATACTTCATAGGTTGTCCAAAGTTTAATATAAATGCTGAAACCATTGTAATCAGCATTATAATCACTGCTAATTTCTTTCTCATAATCGCCCCTCCTCCTTTACCATATTAACCCTTTACTATATTAACTCTTTACTCTATAATATAAAATAATAGAATCTTTTACAAGCAACTTTGATGTCGCTTTTTCACACTTTCTTTGTAAGCATAAAATAGCCTCCACCTAGTAAAGATGAAGACCATGGATTTAAATTATTTGCTTTTCCCATCTCTATTATACTGTAAACTATGACAGAGACTTTGCACCTTTAGGAAACTTTGAAAATAGAAATTTTTTTCACCCACTGATTTTCAAAAACAACGGATGCCCACTGTGTTTCTTTGAATATTTATCCCTTTTCTTGTTAAATAGAAAGCATTTCTTTAAAATGTGAGATGAATTTGACGCTCATTTATCTTCAATATCATCTGAATGAATAGAACCTGCAAGATGTAAAGCAGTCTTTGCGGATATAGGCCCTACTATTTCATATAATATAGATGAAGATAAAATAATAGTTGAAAGTAGTACTCCCATATCTGAAGGTAATATTCTTTGACCTAAAAATGCTAATCCAATAGATACTCCCGCCTGTGGTATTAAAGCTAAACCAAGATACTTACGTATCTCTGGTTCTGCATTACTTAAACTAGCTCCTATATATGCTCCTATATATTTTCCAATTATACGTACTATAAAATAAGTAACTCCTATTATTCCTCCTGTTGCTAATGATGGCACGTCCAATCTCATACCAGCTAGCACAAAAAATATAGTTAGTATTGGAGGTGTAAAGTTATTTAATTGTTTAAACAATTTTGAGCTTTTACTAATATTAATATATGTTGTTCCTAAAGCCATACATGATAATAATGGTGAAATATCAAATGCAGCACAAAAGCCAGTCATTGTTAAAATCATAGTAATTGCTAATATTAATCTATTGTCATCTGTTCTTTTAGAATTTATTAATCTATTTAATATAAATCCTAACACTATTCCTAATCCTATTGCTGCTAAGTTTAACAAAATTGGCTCTATAAACAATTCCAAATTTAATTTCTCATTAGAACTTAACGCCTGTGCTACAGAACTACAAATACTAAATGCAACTAAAGCTACTATATCATCTAAAGCTACTACTTGAAGAATCATATTTACAAAACTTCCTTTTGCTTTATATTGCCTTATAGTCATGATGGTAGAAGCTGGAGCTGTTGCAGCACTTATAGCTCCTAACAAAATAGAAAATGATATTGGAAGTTTAAAAACAAAAATCATTATTATCGTAACTAAAAAAGCAGCTACTAAAGATTCACAAAGAGTAATAATAAAGACTTGAGAACTATTTTCCTTAATAATAGATAGTTTTAAAAATCTTCCTACATCAAAAGCAATAAAAGCTAATGCTACATCTGTTACAAACTCCATATTAGAAATTATAAAACTAGGAATAAGATTCAGTCCATAGGGTCCTATTAAAATCCCGCTAATTATATAGCCTGTTACATTAGGCAATTTTAACTTTTTAGTTATCCTAGTTATAAAAAAACCAAAAAATAGTATAATTGAAAGACTAAGAACAACTGCAGTATTACTATTTACATTTAATAAGATATTACTCATATATTGTCGACTCCTTTTTCATTCATATTTGATTATACTAATAAATAGTGATAAAATCTAATTATAATTTTTTAGCAAATGATAAATTAAATTTATAATGCATTTTTTATAGGAGGCTTTCCACATGATAGATTCAAAAATTATGACTTTATTAACCTTGGCTAATATTGGAAATTATACTAAGACTGCTAAGGTTTTATCTTTAACGCAGCCAGCAGTAAGTCACCACATTAAACTTTTAGAAGAAGAATATGGAATTAAAATTTTTTATAAAAATAAAAAGCAGTTAAAACCAACACCTGAAGGAGAAATTTTAATCAAGTACGCCAAAAGAATTGTAGCTCTATCTGATAACGCCATGCAAGCTATTGAAGATAGCAAAAAATCCATTAAAAGGTTTACCGTAGGCATAACTACCACTATGGGCGAATATTTAGTATCCCAAGTTTTTGCAACTTATTGTAAAGAAAATCCAAAAGTACATATAAATATTGTTACTGATAATATAAAAAATATTTATGATATGCTACAATCCTACGAGCTAGACTGTGCTATAATTGAAGGAAATATTTCAAATAAAAAATATACTTCCATACTTTTAGACACAGATTATTTATGCCTTATAGTTTCACCAAAACATAAATTTGCCAAAAAGAAAAGTGTAAGTCTATTTGAATTAAAAAAAGAAAAGTTTATTTTACGTTCTTCAAATGCAGGTACTCGAATATTATTTGAAAATCATCTTCTAAGTCACTCAGAAAATATTAAAAACTTTAATATTGTTATTGAAATTGATAATATTACAGCTATAAAAGAACTTGTAGCATCTAATTTAGGTGTGTCTATAATGGCACATAGTGCAATTAAAGAAGAGGAGGCTTCTGGAAAATTAGTTGTCGTACCAATTGAAAATTTAAATATGGTTAGAGAAATAAACATGGTATATCATCATGATTTTAAGCACACTCAAGTACTAAAGGATATAAGGCGTATTTACAATTTAGGTATGTAAATGATTACAAAATAAAAGCATCCTTTTTATAATAGTTTTGATTAAAAACAAGCATAAAAAGGAATGACCTTTAGAACATAGAAACTGTATTATAGAATCTTTTACAAGCAACTTTGATGTCGCTTGGATATTATTGAAATTCTTGTTTAGGAGGTGCTTTTTTGATTTATAATCTTGATTTATTTGGGAAAAAAATAAAAGAAATAAGAAAAAGTTTAAACCTTACTCAAAAGGAAATATCAGAATCGACATATATAGATGTCGTAACTATTAGAAGAATTGAAAAAGGTAAAGTAATACCTAAATTTGATACTTTAGAGATTTTATCCCCTATCTTCAAAGAAGATTTAATTGCTTTACTCCTTGAATATAGGTTTGATGATTATTCAGTCTTTTATGAAATTAAAAATCGAATAGAATCAAAATTAGATGGTGGGGAATTCTATACTTTGCATAGTGAATTTAAAGAATTGAACAATTTATTATCTTCTACTAAAAATATGTATTATAAAAATCTTATTACACAATTAATTCTTCTTACTGAATCAATCATTCTATATAACGATAACCCGAAAAATAATATAATTCTTAATAAATTAGTAGAAGCCATTAAAATAACCACCCCTACCTTCAACTTAGATGATTATGATTCATTTGTATATTCTTCTATGGAAATAAGAATATTGATGAATATGGCTTTTGTATTAAATAAATTAAATCATAAGGAAAAATATATAAAGATAATGGAATTCTGTATAAACGCAGTGGATACTGATGATGAAATCTACCCTAAATTATGTTACAATTTAGCTGGTGCTTATACAAGAAATAAAGATTTTGAAAAAGCATTAAAATTTTCTATCATGGCCATTAAATCTTGTCAAGAAACTAGAAACTTAAATGGCTTAAGCCTTCTATATTATGGAAAAGGGATCGCTGAATATAAGTTAAATAAAGAAGAATATATAGAATCCCTTAAAACTTCTATATATCTATGTAAGGCCTTTGGACAAGACAAGCTGAAAAATACTATAATAAATAATTGCAAGGAAGTTTTTGGCATTTATTTATAGAGCAAATTGCATAAATTAATCAAAAATATATTTTCTAATCCCAACTGATTCTTACAATATTTACAGTCTCATCATCTATAATATGAGCAATTATTATTTCACACTTTTTTATAGCTCTTCTAGCAAGAGACATTCCTTATACTATTTTTCTTATGAACTTCCATTTATTATTTAAGTCTTTAACTTTAAGTATTAGGTATCATTTTGTTTTAAACTTATATTTTACCTTTAAATGTAATATTTCTTTTGAACTGATATTTTATAATTTTCTTATCTCGATTTTATTTTTAAACATTTTTTGATATATTGTTTCAGTAATCTGTGAGATTTTTAATATATGAAATTTATCT from Sporanaerobacter acetigenes DSM 13106 includes:
- the tnpA gene encoding IS66 family insertion sequence element accessory protein TnpA encodes the protein MTEEERKLWTKRIEDYRASGLTAIKWCEENNISVHMLRYKITQFNKEKKQTLKETQWASVIPEKPVAEKETYPSLK
- a CDS encoding S8 family peptidase, which codes for MKRLLAILLSLVMSFILAESQVYAIPENQNLEKQEYLVQFDVSSYKGLSEDAINTEFKNVLNSINIEEVDILKAYHLLPVYCVRLSEEQAQVLKELSIVKAVEPNYKVKASEPITQMIESEEVKPLQDTIPWGIERVQATDAHYYGYYGSGIKVAVLDTGIDGGHYDLYVRGGYSVFNDSPYYDGYGHGTHVAGIVAALENSYGVLGVAPDVSLYSVKVLGNDGYGSISGIVEGIEWAVNNNMNVINMSLGSSSYSSIFEDYCNYAYNSGLLIVAAAGNSGNSYGTGDSVEYPARYSSVMAVAATDYYDKRASFSSTGSDVEIAAPGVDIYSTYPDNNYAYMSGTSMACPHVAGAAALVWSANPNLTNIQVRQKLVNSAKYLGNRYHYGAGLVQAYNAIYY
- a CDS encoding cation:proton antiporter; the protein is MSNILLNVNSNTAVVLSLSIILFFGFFITRITKKLKLPNVTGYIISGILIGPYGLNLIPSFIISNMEFVTDVALAFIAFDVGRFLKLSIIKENSSQVFIITLCESLVAAFLVTIIMIFVFKLPISFSILLGAISAATAPASTIMTIRQYKAKGSFVNMILQVVALDDIVALVAFSICSSVAQALSSNEKLNLELFIEPILLNLAAIGLGIVLGFILNRLINSKRTDDNRLILAITMILTMTGFCAAFDISPLLSCMALGTTYINISKSSKLFKQLNNFTPPILTIFFVLAGMRLDVPSLATGGIIGVTYFIVRIIGKYIGAYIGASLSNAEPEIRKYLGLALIPQAGVSIGLAFLGQRILPSDMGVLLSTIILSSSILYEIVGPISAKTALHLAGSIHSDDIEDK
- a CDS encoding LysR family transcriptional regulator, which translates into the protein MIDSKIMTLLTLANIGNYTKTAKVLSLTQPAVSHHIKLLEEEYGIKIFYKNKKQLKPTPEGEILIKYAKRIVALSDNAMQAIEDSKKSIKRFTVGITTTMGEYLVSQVFATYCKENPKVHINIVTDNIKNIYDMLQSYELDCAIIEGNISNKKYTSILLDTDYLCLIVSPKHKFAKKKSVSLFELKKEKFILRSSNAGTRILFENHLLSHSENIKNFNIVIEIDNITAIKELVASNLGVSIMAHSAIKEEEASGKLVVVPIENLNMVREINMVYHHDFKHTQVLKDIRRIYNLGM
- a CDS encoding helix-turn-helix domain-containing protein, whose protein sequence is MIYNLDLFGKKIKEIRKSLNLTQKEISESTYIDVVTIRRIEKGKVIPKFDTLEILSPIFKEDLIALLLEYRFDDYSVFYEIKNRIESKLDGGEFYTLHSEFKELNNLLSSTKNMYYKNLITQLILLTESIILYNDNPKNNIILNKLVEAIKITTPTFNLDDYDSFVYSSMEIRILMNMAFVLNKLNHKEKYIKIMEFCINAVDTDDEIYPKLCYNLAGAYTRNKDFEKALKFSIMAIKSCQETRNLNGLSLLYYGKGIAEYKLNKEEYIESLKTSIYLCKAFGQDKLKNTIINNCKEVFGIYL